One part of the Lotus japonicus ecotype B-129 chromosome 2, LjGifu_v1.2 genome encodes these proteins:
- the LOC130737122 gene encoding protein FAR1-RELATED SEQUENCE 8-like — protein MTESFLFHESQLIEVGLNNAQPEEVPPPAFVPPCISIDVSHLFTTDQIFPTRDDLINWVHGIAIENGYVVLITKSDSGGNGSRKAYVMLGCEKHGKYVPYRDPDLVEGTRTQKTECPFRLKGRPMKNGIDRDWRLKVMEGTHNHEPARSLLGHNFVGRLKPGEKEQVGKMTRSWVPPRKMLLTLKENNPLNLTTISQIYGACKRLRKSLRGSLTEMQHLSKKLDGDKYVHFERHEPGSEVIRDVFWAHPNAIKLFNTFPYVVIMDCTYKTNKYKIPLLEIVGLTSTDKTYSIAFCYIVNEGTDDYVWALECMKSLLADQAMLPKVIVTDRDLALLSAAKQSLPNTSHLLCLWHINKCVLAKCKLYVGTDDFAELVMGKWGEVVDAATVEEFEVQWMQLFNMCKDDESPDDDSPDDSSPGDSWRGTSTMGDGGVGTRSVGSTGAGAEASTMGDCIESTGAGAEASTA, from the exons atgacagaatcatttttatttcatgaatcccaattgattgaagttggattgaacaatgctcaacctgaagaggtgccaccaccagcatttgtacccccgtgtataagtatagatgtctcgcatttatttacaactgatcag attttccctacccgtgatgatcttatcaattgggttcatggaattgcgattgaaaatggatatgttgtgttgatcacaaagtcagatagcggtgggaatggaagcagaaaagcttatgtcatgttggggtgcgagaagcatggtaagtatgttccctacagagaccctgaccttgttgaaggaacgagaacacaaaagacagaatgtccttttagactaaaaggacgacctatgaaaaatggcatagatagagattggcggctaaaggtgatggaaggtacacacaaccatgaaccagctaggtcactacttgggcacaattttgttggtcgtctaaaacccggagagaaggagcaagtgggaaaaatgacaaggagttgggttccaccgagaaagatgttgttgactttgaaggaaaacaatcctttaaacttgactaccatatctcagatttatggtgcttgcaagaggttaagaaaatccctccgcgggtcattgacagaaatgcaacacttgtcgaagaagttggacggtgacaagtacgtccactttgaaagacatgagcctggatcggaagtcattagggatgtattttgggctcatccaaatgctatcaaactgttcaacacatttccatatgtagtgattatggattgcacatacaagacaaacaaatataaaattccattgcttgagattgttggactgacttccacagataagacatactccatagccttttgctacattgttaatgagggcacagatgactacgtttgggcactggagtgtatgaagtctctattagctgatcaagccatgttgcctaaggtgattgttactgacagggatcttgccttattgagtgctgctaagcaaagccttcccaacaccagccatttattatgcttgtggcacatcaacaagtgtgttttggcaaagtgcaaactctatgttggtacagatgattttgctgaattggttatggggaagtggggagaggtggtggatgctgcaacagttgaagaatttgaagttcaatggatgcaattgtttaatatgtgcaaggaTGACGAATCGCCGGATGAcgactcgcctgatgactcctcgcctgGTGACTCATGGCGAGGTACCTCAaccatgggagacggcggagtagGAACTCGATCAGTAGGCtcaactggagctggagctgaagcctctaccatgggcgactgcatagaatcaactggagctggagctgaagcctcaacCGCGTGA